ACCGCATCGCCTCGAATATAAAAAGCGTTGTACGCCATACGCACCGACGCAAGCACGTGATTTTTATTAACCAAAGCGGGATGCACCCTTACCTCAAGACCTTCTTTGGTGTCTTTGCAAATGGCAAGGAGCTTGGTCACAAAACCAAGTTCCTGTGCAAAGGTTATGTCAAGGGGCTCAACATCCCTTATGCCTTCCACGTAAATATCCTCAAGGCAGACGTTTGTCCCGTGAGCGAGAGTCGTGAGGAGTGCCAGTTTATGGGCCGCATCAATGCCGTCAACGTCAAGGCTCGGGTCTGCCTCGGCAAAACCTGCTTCCTGAGCCTTGGTAAGAGCCTCTTCAAAAGAGAGGCCTTCTTCGGTCATACGGGTCAAGATGTAGTTGCAAGTTCCATTTACAATGCCCGCAAGCGATAGGATGCGGTTTCCCGCAAGGCTTTCTTTAAGGGTCTTGATAATGGGGACCCCTCCGCCTACCGCGGCTTCAAAGGCAATATCCACCCCGTTTTCTTTGGCTGCAGCAAAAAGCTCCTGGCCATATTCTGCTAAAACGGCTTTGTTGGCAGTAACCACGTGCTTTTTGGCAGAAATAGCCTTCAAAATAAAAGTGCGGGCAGGCTCAAGCCCGCCGATGAGCTCTACAACGATTTTAATCTCAGGGTCGCGAAAAATGCTTTCTACATCTGTGGTAAGAAGAGTGTCAGGCACTTCCACCAGGCGTGGAAGAGAAGGATTACGCACTGCGATTTTTTTCACCACAATAGGGCAGCCCAGGCGCTTTTTTATTAGCTTCTGGTTTTCAAAAAGGATTTTTACCGTGCCTGAACCAACAGTTCCCAGCCCGATTATGCCGATTTGAATACTCATGTGAGCCTCCTAAGCAACTTCTGAAAGTTTGAGTCTTTCCTGCCATCTTTCTAACAAGATTTCTTTAAGAAGGGGATAATTTTTTAAAGTTGGGTCTTCCTCAATAAGGGCAAAGGCTTCTTCACGCGCGGCGTGAAGCATATCGTAGTCCCTTATTACATCTGCTTGTCTCAAGCTAAAATAACCAGACTGCCTGGTGCCGAGGAGTTCCCCTGGCCCGCGGATCTTCATGTCTTCTTCGGCAATGCGAAAACCATCGGTAGTCTCACAAAGGATTTTCAGCCTGCGAAAGGCTTCACTTCCTGGCTTAAGGCTACGGGCCACCAAAAGACAATAAGACTTACGTGAGCTTCGCCCCACCCGGCCACGTAACTGGTGGAGCTGAGAAAGACCAAAACGTTCTGCATGCTCAATGACCATAACCGTAGCTTGAGGCACATCTACCCCCACTTCAATCACCGTGGTTGAGACAAGGATCTGCACCCTACCCTCTTTAAAATCCGCCATGGCCTTTTCTTTTTCCGCAGGTTTCATCTTCCCGTGCAAAAGCCCTACTTGATACCCTGGGAAGACTTCTTTTTGCAAATAATCGGCCATGGTGGTGGCGGCTAAAAGGTCCATTTTTTCTGATTCTTCAACCAGCGGGAAAACCACATATGCCTGATGCCCTTTGGCAAGCTCCTTGCGCACGATTTCGTAAGCCTTCTGGCTGTTTTTTTCTGTGAAAAGAAGCGTTTCAATGGGGACTCTGCCGGCGGGGAGTTCATCAATGATGGAAACATCAAGATCTCCATAGACCGTCATGGCCAGGGTGCGTGGAATGGGAGTTGCGGTCATCACCAGGGTATCTGGCTCAACACCTTCGGCTTTTTCCCGAAGCGCCGCACGTTGAAGCACCCCGAAACGATGCTGCTCATCAACAATTACCAGGCCAAGTTTTTTGAAAGAAACGGTCTCCTGGAACAAGGCGTGGGTCCCCACAACGAAATTGATATGGCCTTCTGCTAAGCCTTGCTGAACAAGTTTTTTTTCCCGGGGGGTTTTTCCGCCGGTAAGAAGCGCTATCTCTACGCCTATCAGGCCAGCGTATTTCTTAAATCCCAAAAAGTGCTGTTCTGCCAGTATCTCTGTAGGCGCCATAAGGGCCACCTGGTAGCCATTTTCAATGGCAATGAGCGCTGCCAAAAAAGCCACCACGGTCTTGCCACAGCCAACGTCTCCCTGAAGAAGTCTGTTCATGGGGTAAAGTCTTGCCATATCGCGCTTTATCTCTGCGAAAACGCGCTTTTGGGCGCCTGTGAGTTCAAAAGGCAAATTCTTCAAAAACTTTTCCACCCGCAAGGACTTTGTGTCAAAAGAAATACCAGGGGCACGTGCAATCTTTGACTTGCGAAGGGCAAGGGCTAGCTCCAGATAAAAAAACTCGTCAAAAGCAAGGCTTTTATGATAAACGCTTCTTTTTTCGCACAATGCCGCAGGATCATCATGAGGCTCTGGGAAATGGATTCCCCGCAAGGCCAAAGGAAGGGGAAGAAGCCCCCTTTTTTTAAGTATTTTAGCAGGGATAGTACTTATCGCCTTGCCAGCGTATTCTTCCACAGCATTGGCCACAACTTTTCTAATGAGCTTTTGAGAAACCCCTTCTACTGACGGATAAATCGGAAGAAGCCTTCCCACGTGAAGGCCAATCTTTTCGTCCTCTGGAAAGTCAACTTCAGGGTGAACTATTTCCTTACGTCCAGAAAAAGAAGAAACCTCTCCTGCAAGAATCACTTTACGCCCAGGAGGAAAGGTTTCTCTTTGTCTTCTTTCGTTAAAATGAAACCACTTGGCCGCAAGAAGGCCCGTGCCGTCTGAAATAACTATTTCAAAAACTTTGCGGCGCCTGAATTTGACTGTTCCAGAAAGAACGACTTCGCCCTCTACCACCGCATGTTCCCCAACACGCAAAGAACCTATTTGGCGCAGCCTACGACGATCTTCATAGGATTTTGGCAGAAAAAAAAGAAGATCTTCTACGGTTTTGATCTCACGCTGGGCAAATTTTTTAGCAAGCTTAGGCCCCACGCCTTTTAAATACTGGACGGACTTGCTGAGTTCCTTGCGATAGGAACGGTAAGTTTCTATAGAGAGGTTAACATCTTCAAAGTCGGGAAGTTCTGGAGGCGAAGAGTGCGTCTTTGCGCTTTCAAGAACAGCAATGAGTTTTTGAACGCGTTCTTTTTTTTGGGTGGAGCTAAGGGCATCTAGCCCCTCAATAAGCTTTTCTATCTCGCTGGCAAGCTCTTCAGGGAAGACTTCTTTGATTTCAAGATAGGCTTCTTTTAAGGTTTTTTCTAGTTGTTTTACCCGGTTTAGATTGGCAAAATCCTTGCGGCTAACAAAACGAAGGGGCCGAAGAAGCGGCCCCAGTCTTTCCTCGACATCTTTGCCAGACATAAACTTATTGTGCCACGCTTGCTTCCTCAGGCTGGGTTAGTAACTCAAAAAGCTGATTCGGAGAAGTAAAACAGGTTTGATGGGCCTGGCAACATTCGTTAACTACCTCGCAGAAATTCATGAACTCTGAAAGAAGCCTTGTTTTAAGTTTATCTTTACGCATTATCATGGAAAGACGATGATTGATTTCAAGCTCTGGAACATCAAGCACTTTAATCCAGCCTTGCTGTACCTCACGGCAAACCGTAAGCACCGAAAGACAGGTTATCCCTAGGCCTGCTTCCACGGCTTTTTTAATGGCTTCGGTATGACCAAGGCGCAGAAAAACATTTAACTTGGGAAGTTTTTTTACGATGACGTTTTCAAAGATTTCTGCGATACCAGAACCTTCTTCGCGTATTATCCAGCGGGCCTCTTCAAGGTCTTTAAGAGTCACTTTTTCCTTCTTGGCAAGAGGATGCTTGGTACCGGCAATAATGCGAAGCCTATCCTCAAGCCAGGGTTTAACCTGGATTCTGTCACTTTGTACCGAACCACCTACAAAACCGATGTCAAGCTCGCCTTCTTCTATTCTTTCTTCAATCTGACGGGTATTACCTACGATAAGCTTTATTTCGGCATCGGGATACTTTTCAATAAAAGCGCTTACAATGAAAGGCATTACGTAATTGCCGATGGTTGAGCTGGCCCCGACGTGTAAGGTGCCGACGATTTTGTCTTCAGGCTCAGAAAGAAGTAACTCGAGATTGCGAACTTTGTTAAGTATTTCTCTAGCATGGGGCAGGAGAAACCGACCGCGATCATTCAAAACCAGCTTTTTCCCCTGTCTATCAAACAATGGTCCGTTCAAGATATTTTCCATCTCAGAAATCGCCATACTCACCGCGGATTGGGTAAGATATATCTTTTTGGCAGCCGTAGTAACATGGCCGGTCTCTGCAACCGCCAAAAAAATTTCTAACTGGCGCAGTGTTAATGCCATTTTCTTTCAACCCTCCTTTTTAAAATCTCCTTATTCTATAAGCGAAATTTAAGAAAAAATCAATCAGTTTTTCTGATTTTTTTTATCTATCCAACTAAACTTTTAAGCATTTTTAAAAAGCATAAATTCCAATAAAAGATTTCTATAAATTAAAATAAATTTTGTTTGAAACAAGCCCCCTAAAAAGGTCTCGGAATTTATTCTTGAAGAGACAAAATAGCTACATCGAAATATTGTTGTTTTAAGAACTCCCCCTTGTCGTTTTAGGCTAAAGGGACTAAACGTTTAGGCCAAGCAAAAAGGAGGGAAAAGAAATGGAAACCCTTGATCTTTTGGGCCAGTGGAAAAGAACGCACCATTGCAATGAACTACGTGCGGAACACGTAGGCCAGGAAGTGACCTTAATGGGCTGGGTGCTTAGGCGCCGTGACCACGGAGGCGTTATCTTTATCGACCTTCGTGACCGTGAGGGGATAACCCAGGTTGTTTTTGAGCCAGAGATTAACCCTGAGACCCATGCCCACGCCCATAAGCTCAGGGCAGAATATTGCATCGCCATAAAAGGCCGGGTGCGTCGCCGCCCTGAAGGCATGGAAAACCCCAAGCTTCCCACCGGTGAAATCGAAGTTGAAGCCAAAGAACTTCGCATTCTTAACGCCTCAAAGACCCCACCCTGGCCCCTTGACGAAGACGTGGAAGTCTCAGAGGTCCACCGACTCAAATATCGCTACCTTGACTTAAGGCGCCCCCAGATGATGGAGGCCTTGCGTTTCAGGCATCAGGTAGCCCGCCTTGCCCGCAACTTCCTGGATGAAAAGGGCTTTGTAGAAGTAGAAACGCCCTTTCTTACCAAAAGCACCCCTGAAGGCGCCCGGGATTATCTAGTCCCAAGCAGGCTTTACCCGGGGAAATTTTACGCCCTTCCCCAGTCTCCCCAACTTTTCAAACAAATTTTGATGGTGGCAGGGGTTGACCGGTATTACCAGATCGTCCGCTGCTTTCGTGATGAGGACCTGCGGGCAGACCGCCAGCCAGAATTCACCCAGCTTGACCTTGAGATGTCTTTTATCACCGAGCAAGACATCATGGAACTCCTTGAAGAGCTGGTAAGGCTCATCTTTCGCGAAACCTTAGGCATAGAGCTTGAAAAGCCCTTTCCCGTGCTTTCTTACCACGAAGCCATGGACAAATACGGTACCGACCGCCCGGACCTGCGCTTTGGCCTTGAGCTCGTTGCCCTTACCGATATCTTTCGGGAGACCAAGTTCAAGGTCTTTGCCCAGGTAATTCAAAAGGGCGGAATCATCAAAGGGCTTTGTGTGCCTGCTGATTTTTCGCGCAAAGAGCTTGACGACCTTACGGCCCTGGCCAATGAACTAGGAGCCAAGGGCCTTGCCTGGATAAAGGTTCGCGAAGAAAACGAGCTTCAATCCCCTATTGTCAAATTTTTCAGCAAGGAAGAAGTGGCAGAGCTTCTTAACACCTTAAAACCTGAACCGGGAAGCACCATCTTCTTTGTGGCTGACCAGCCAAGTGTGGTAAACGAGGTGCTTGCCGAACTCCGTGTAGAGCTTGCTAAAAGGCTTGGTCTGATCCCGGAAGGTGTGTTCAAACCCTGCTGGGTGGTTGATTTTCCCCTGGTGGAATGGGACGAAGAAGAAGGCCGTTTTGTGGCCATGCATCATCCCTTCACCTCACCCAAGGAAGAAGACCTTGATCTGCTGGAAGAAAATCCTCCTGCCGTGCGCTCCCGGGCCTATGACCTGGTGCTAAACGGCATTGAAGTGGGCGGGGGAAGTATCCGTATCCACCGCTCAGACATCCAGCAGCGGGTGTTTAAGCTCCTTAAGATAAGCCCGGAAGAGGCCCAGGAAAAATTTGGCTTTTTACTTGAGGCTCTGGAATACGGCGCCCCACCTCATGGCGGTTTTGCCTTTGGTTTTGACCGCTTGGTCATGCTCATGCTTGGCCGCAAGAGCATAAGAGACGTGATAGCGTTTCCCAAGACCCAGCGGGCCCAGTGTCTTTTAACCGGGGCTCCTGCCCCTGTTACCATGACGCAGCTTACCGAGCTTCACTTGCTGCCCGGCTGGGATCTTGACAAAGAAAAGAAAAAATAGAGTTATTTTGAGAAAAAACGCATATTTCGGCATTTTAGCCTCAAGAAAGCCCTGGTCGGCCTTGGCAAATCTTTTGCTTCCACCTAGTATTTAGCCATGGCCGGCCGCATGATAATCGTCTCTAATCGTCTTCCTGTCACTGTTTCAAAACGCGAAGGCAAGTTCCATTTCCAACCAAGTGCCGGGGGGCTTGCCACCGGGCTCGGCTCCTTTTACCGAGACACAGGGGGCATCTGGCTTGGCTGGCCGGGAGTAGCCTCAGAATCCGCGCGCGGCCACGAAGAAGAAATCATTGCCAAGCTCTCTGAACTTTCCTGTAAACCAGTTTTTCTATCCCAAAGGCAAATAGAAAACTACTATTATGGATTTTCCAATAAGACCCTCTGGCCGCTTTTCCACTATTTTTTGCAATATGCCCTTTTTGACAGAAAGCTCTGGGAAGCTTATCGCAGGGTAAATCGCATTTTTTGCGATGCAGTGCTTGAAGTCGCTGACCCTGACAGCGTGATCTGGGTGCATGATTATCAA
The sequence above is a segment of the Thermodesulfatator atlanticus DSM 21156 genome. Coding sequences within it:
- a CDS encoding LysR family transcriptional regulator, translated to MALTLRQLEIFLAVAETGHVTTAAKKIYLTQSAVSMAISEMENILNGPLFDRQGKKLVLNDRGRFLLPHAREILNKVRNLELLLSEPEDKIVGTLHVGASSTIGNYVMPFIVSAFIEKYPDAEIKLIVGNTRQIEERIEEGELDIGFVGGSVQSDRIQVKPWLEDRLRIIAGTKHPLAKKEKVTLKDLEEARWIIREEGSGIAEIFENVIVKKLPKLNVFLRLGHTEAIKKAVEAGLGITCLSVLTVCREVQQGWIKVLDVPELEINHRLSMIMRKDKLKTRLLSEFMNFCEVVNECCQAHQTCFTSPNQLFELLTQPEEASVAQ
- the aspS gene encoding aspartate--tRNA ligase, which translates into the protein METLDLLGQWKRTHHCNELRAEHVGQEVTLMGWVLRRRDHGGVIFIDLRDREGITQVVFEPEINPETHAHAHKLRAEYCIAIKGRVRRRPEGMENPKLPTGEIEVEAKELRILNASKTPPWPLDEDVEVSEVHRLKYRYLDLRRPQMMEALRFRHQVARLARNFLDEKGFVEVETPFLTKSTPEGARDYLVPSRLYPGKFYALPQSPQLFKQILMVAGVDRYYQIVRCFRDEDLRADRQPEFTQLDLEMSFITEQDIMELLEELVRLIFRETLGIELEKPFPVLSYHEAMDKYGTDRPDLRFGLELVALTDIFRETKFKVFAQVIQKGGIIKGLCVPADFSRKELDDLTALANELGAKGLAWIKVREENELQSPIVKFFSKEEVAELLNTLKPEPGSTIFFVADQPSVVNEVLAELRVELAKRLGLIPEGVFKPCWVVDFPLVEWDEEEGRFVAMHHPFTSPKEEDLDLLEENPPAVRSRAYDLVLNGIEVGGGSIRIHRSDIQQRVFKLLKISPEEAQEKFGFLLEALEYGAPPHGGFAFGFDRLVMLMLGRKSIRDVIAFPKTQRAQCLLTGAPAPVTMTQLTELHLLPGWDLDKEKKK
- the recG gene encoding ATP-dependent DNA helicase RecG, with the protein product MSGKDVEERLGPLLRPLRFVSRKDFANLNRVKQLEKTLKEAYLEIKEVFPEELASEIEKLIEGLDALSSTQKKERVQKLIAVLESAKTHSSPPELPDFEDVNLSIETYRSYRKELSKSVQYLKGVGPKLAKKFAQREIKTVEDLLFFLPKSYEDRRRLRQIGSLRVGEHAVVEGEVVLSGTVKFRRRKVFEIVISDGTGLLAAKWFHFNERRQRETFPPGRKVILAGEVSSFSGRKEIVHPEVDFPEDEKIGLHVGRLLPIYPSVEGVSQKLIRKVVANAVEEYAGKAISTIPAKILKKRGLLPLPLALRGIHFPEPHDDPAALCEKRSVYHKSLAFDEFFYLELALALRKSKIARAPGISFDTKSLRVEKFLKNLPFELTGAQKRVFAEIKRDMARLYPMNRLLQGDVGCGKTVVAFLAALIAIENGYQVALMAPTEILAEQHFLGFKKYAGLIGVEIALLTGGKTPREKKLVQQGLAEGHINFVVGTHALFQETVSFKKLGLVIVDEQHRFGVLQRAALREKAEGVEPDTLVMTATPIPRTLAMTVYGDLDVSIIDELPAGRVPIETLLFTEKNSQKAYEIVRKELAKGHQAYVVFPLVEESEKMDLLAATTMADYLQKEVFPGYQVGLLHGKMKPAEKEKAMADFKEGRVQILVSTTVIEVGVDVPQATVMVIEHAERFGLSQLHQLRGRVGRSSRKSYCLLVARSLKPGSEAFRRLKILCETTDGFRIAEEDMKIRGPGELLGTRQSGYFSLRQADVIRDYDMLHAAREEAFALIEEDPTLKNYPLLKEILLERWQERLKLSEVA
- a CDS encoding homoserine dehydrogenase, whose product is MSIQIGIIGLGTVGSGTVKILFENQKLIKKRLGCPIVVKKIAVRNPSLPRLVEVPDTLLTTDVESIFRDPEIKIVVELIGGLEPARTFILKAISAKKHVVTANKAVLAEYGQELFAAAKENGVDIAFEAAVGGGVPIIKTLKESLAGNRILSLAGIVNGTCNYILTRMTEEGLSFEEALTKAQEAGFAEADPSLDVDGIDAAHKLALLTTLAHGTNVCLEDIYVEGIRDVEPLDITFAQELGFVTKLLAICKDTKEGLEVRVHPALVNKNHVLASVRMAYNAFYIRGDAVEDILLYGLGAGQMPTGSAVVSDIIDLARNVLADSACRVPPLSFQLADLAKLPIKPMEEVICRYYFRFSVVDRPGVLSKIAGILGGHQISIETVIQKGREKGGSVPIVMLTHEAKESSVRKALSMIDQLDIVTAPTKLLRIEQG